A segment of the Fusobacterium ulcerans genome:
GAAATTTATAGAAAAAATAGAGATTATTTATAATGAGGAAAGAAATATGGGAGTCAATTTACAAGAAACATATGAAATTTTTAAAAGCTATAATATTAAAATAAAAAATTTAAAAAAGGAATTAAAAGAGAAAAAGGTGTTATTTACTTTGATCATACCAAAACATTTTACACTTTTAGATTTAACATCTGAATTATCAACTTTAAAAAGTATCTCTGAGATAAGAGACTTTTAAATAAAATAATTTTAAAATTTATAAAATATCTAGGAGGAATGAATTATGAGAAAGGCATTTAAATTATTTGGAGTATTATTTACAGCAGCAGCATTATTTACAGCTTGTGGAAAGGAAAAAGAAACAGAATTGACTACAAAATATCCAAGCAAAGCAGTAAATGTTATTGTTGCGTATAAAGCAGGAGGAGGAACAGATGTAGGAGCACGTATTTTAGTTTCAGAAGCTCAAAAATCATTTTCTCAACCTTTTGTTATAGTTAATAAACCAGGGGCAGATGGAGAGATTGGATACACAGAACTATTAAAAGCAAAGCCTGATGGATATACGATTGGATTTATAAATCTTCCTACTTTTGTAAGTATCCCTTTACAAAGAAAAACAAACTTTAAAAAAGAAGATGCAGCAGCTATAATGAACCATGTTTTTGATCCAGGAGTTTTAGCAGTTAAAGCAGATAGTAAATGGCAGACTTTAGAGGATTTTATAGAAGATGCTAAAGCTAATCCAGATAAATTAACAGTTTCAAATAATGGTACTGGAGCTTCTAACCATATAGGAGCAGCTCATTTTGCATATGAAGCTGGAGTAAAAATAACTCATGTTCCTTTTGGAGGAAGTACAGATATGATTGCAGCTCTTCGTGGAAACCATGTAGATGCAACAGTAGCAAAAATTAGTGAAGTTGGAAATTTAGTTAAAAATAATGAGTTACGTATTTTAGCTACATTTACTGAAAAAAGATTGGAGAATTTTTCTGAAGTGCCAACTTTAAAAGAAAAGGGATATAATGTTTTATTTGGTTCAGCTCGTGCTATAGTGGCTCCTAAAGGAACACCAGATGAAATAATAAATATATTGCATACTACATTTAAAACAGCTTTAGAAGCACCAGAAAATGTAGAAAAATCTAATAATTCAAATCTTCCTTTGCAATATATGTCACCTGAAGAACTTACAAATTATATAAATGAGCAGGAAATTTATATAAAAGAAATTGTACCTAAGCTAGGAATATAGGAGGAATAATGGGTAAGTATGATAAAATATTAACAATAGGGTTGTTGATATTGGAAACATTCTATTTTGTTTTAATAAAATCTCTGCCAGAAAATGCAGCTAAATATCCAATGTTTGTTTGTATGTTATTATTAGTTTTAACTATCATGTTAGGAATAAAAAGTTTTACATCTAAAGAAAAATATGAAGAGAAAATTTTTGCAGATCTTCAGCTAAAACAGTTTTTATTTATTATAGTAATTTCTGCAATATATATTTTTTTAATAGAATTACTAGGTTTTTTCGTAACAACACTTGTTTATTTGATGTTAACAATGATAGGCTTAAAAGCAAATATTAAACTTAGTGCCATCACTAGTGTAGGTTTTTGTATTCTTATATATTTGGTATTTGTAGCTTTCTTGAGAGTACCTGTGCCTAGCGGATTTTTAATTTAAAGGAGGAGATTATGTCAGATATATTATATGGGTTTATGACAGCACTCAGCCCAATAAACTTAATAGCAGCATGTGTCAGTGTAGCTATAGGAATAACAATAGGGGCTCTTCCTGGATTATCTGCTGCAATGGGAGTGGCTCTTCTTATTCCAATAACATTTGGAATGCCTGCTTCAACAGGGTTGATAGTGTTAGCAGGAGTATATTGCGGAGCTATTTTTGGAGGATCAATATCAGCTATACTTATCCGTACACCAGGAACACCAGCAGCAGCAGCAACTGCAATTGATGGATATGAACTTACAGTACAGGGGAAAGCAGGAAAAGCTTTAGGAACAGCAGTAATAGCTTCTTTTATAGGAGGAATACTAAGTTCAATTTCGTTATATTTATTTGCTCCAACTCTAGCAACTCTTGCATTGAAATTTGGTCCTGCTGAATATTTTTGGCTGTCAATATTTGGATTGACAATAATAGCAGGAGCAAGTACAAAATCAATAACAAAAGGACTTATTTCAGGTGGATTAGGATTGATGATATCTACAATAGGAATGGATCCAATGCTTGGAAATCCAAGATTTACTTTTGGAATACCAAGTCTTCTTTCAGGAGTACCATTTACAGCTTCATTAATAGGATTGTTTTCTATGTCGCAAGTATTGATGCTGGCTGAAAAAAAGATAAAAGCTTCTGGTAAGATGATAGACTTTGATGACAGAGTCCTTTTAAGCAGAGCAGAATTAAAAAGAATACTTCCTACAACACTTAGATCAACAGTAATTGGAAATCTTATAGGAATACTTCCAGGAGCAGGGGCAAGTATAGCATCATTTTTAGGATACAATGAAGCTAAGAGATTTTCTAAACATAAAGAAGAATTTGGACATGGAAGTATAGAGGGAATAGCAGGAGCAGAGGCAGCTAATAATGCTGTAACTGGAGGGTCGCTAATTCCAACATTTACATTGGGAATACCTGGAGAAAGTGTAACAGCTGTTTTATTAGGAGGACTATTAATTCAAGGGTTACAACCAGGACCTGATCTATTTACTATTCATGGGAAAATAACTTATACTTTCTTTGCAGGATTTATAGTAGTTAATATTTTTATGTTATTGTTAGGATTGACTGGTTCAAAAATGTTTGCCAGAATATCAAGAGTTCCTGATAATTATCTTATTCCGCTTATTTTTTCGTTAAGCGTGATAGGGTCATATGCTATAAATAATCAAATGACAGATGTAGGAATAATGTTTGTATTTGGTATAATAGGATATTTTGTTAATAAATTCCAGTTAAATTCAGCATCTATAGTATTGGCATTGATTTTAGGGCCAATTGGAGAAGCTGGGTTAAGAAGATCTATAATATTGAATCATGGAAATATGGATATATTATTCAAAAGTTCAGTATCAAAAGTTTTAATACTATTTACAATATTATCTCTATTTTCTCCAATAGTAATGGCAAAATTACAAAAAGAAAAATAAAATATATTTAATTAAAAAAAGGCTGAACTCTTATGAGTTTAGCCTTTTTGATTTGATTTCTAAGATATCGATAATTAAAGTGAAAGTACTTCCTTTATTGATTTCACTTTTTACTTTAATTTTGCCTTTCATATTTAAAATCATATTTTTAACAATTGAAAGTCCAAGACCAGTACCTTCTATTTTACTATTGCGTGATTTATCTACTCTGTAAAATCTATGAAAAATTTTTTTAAGTTCATTTTTTTCAATTCCACGACCAAAATCTTCAACAGATACAGTTAATTTTAAATTTTTAACAGAAGCTTTGACATTTATAGAAGTTGAAGCTTCTGTATATTTTATAGCATTATCAATTAAATTTCCAACTACTGTTCTTAACCATTCTTCAGAAATATAAGATATAATGGTTATGTTTTCAACAGTTGTATTTATAGTTATATCTTTTTTTATAGCTATATTTTTATAAAGAGAAGTAATTGTATTAAATGAATCTAATAAAGAAATTGTATAGATATTTTTTTCATTTTTAGATGAATTTTCTATATGAGATAGTTGTAATAAATCATTTACTAGATGATTTAATCTTTGAGTTTCCCTATCTATAATATCTATAAAATATTCTAATTGTTTTCTATCTTTAAAATGACCTAATTTTATAGTTTCAATAAATCCCCCTATAATGGTAATAGGAGTTTTTAATTCATGAGAAGCATTGGATACAAACTCTCTACGAAGTTCTTCAACTAATTCAAGTTTTGTGATATTTTGAATAATAATAATAACTTGTTCACTTCCATCTTTCATAAAATTTGTTTTTATCTGATAAGTATTCTTATTCTTAGCAATTTTATTATTGAGGGGTTTTTTACTAGCAAGAGATTTTTTTATATATTCATTAAAAAATTCTAGTTCAGGATATGCAAATATATCAGAATGTCTATTTTGAAGATGAAATTCTTTTACTGCAAAATTATTAATCAAAATAATTTTCCCTGAATAGTCAATTACAATAATTCCTTCATGCAAGTTATCAATTATAGCTTGAAGATTATCAGCTTTTTTTTGTATATCTTTTAATAGAGCATTTATTTTAAAATTCATATAATTGAAATTTTCAGCTAATTCTTCAATTTCATCATGGGATTCAATAAGAATGGAATTGCTGAAATCCCCTTTTGCAGTATCTTTAGTAGCTTTTATTAAGAGGTCAATAGGTTTAGTAGCTCTGTTGATAAAATAAATAGATAAAATAATGGATAATATTCCTGATATGGTTATTCCTAAGGAAATAATAAGAATAGTTTCTTTTTTAAAAGCATCAAAAAGGAGTAAATCTTTGGATAACATAATAATTACAGGTTTATTATTAAGGGAGATTGCTCCAGTAAAAATCTCAATAGTTTTAATTTTCTTGGGAATATTTTTTACAACCCTATAAGAAGTAATTCCTTTTTTTGCTCTTTGAAATTCAGGAATATCTTTAAGAGTTGCAAAAATTATACTGTTATCATTAGAGTCAGCAATAGGAAAGCCATCTTCGTTGATAAAAGTTACTCTGAAATCAGTTTTTTTAGAAAAAGATTGAGAAAGTTTATAGAGATATAAATGAGCATTTTTATTTTCTGATAAAAATACACTAATTAATTTACTGTTAGATATTCCATTAAAAAAAATAGATTGAATATAATTTTTTTTTATCATTTTATTAAAAATAAGACCAACAATCAAGGTGCTTGTTAAAATAATTGAAAAACAAATAAGAATAAATTTTCTTTTCATAGCATACTCCTAAGATTATATATTGTCAGGTATTTTATATCCAGTTCCTCGGATTGTTTCTATATAGGAGTTATTTTCATCACCTAATTTTTGTCTTAGCTTTCTTATATGAACATCTAAAGAACGAGTTTGATTATTATTTTCATAATTCCATACTGATTCAAATATTTTTTCCCTTGAGATAACTTTTCCTTTGTTATTTAATAAAAAAATAAAAAGTTTGAACTCTCTAATAGTAAGTTCTAGAGGATTATTATTTTTATAAACTAGATTTTTTACTAAGTCTATTTTTAAATCTTTATAATATATATAATTTGCGTTGCTTTTTACAGGAGAATCATTTGAAATAATTGTTGAATCAGATTCTATTCTTCTTGAAAAAGCATTTATACGGGCAATCATTTCTCTTAAACTAAAAGGCTTAGTGATGTAATCATCAGCTCCAATTTCAAGGCAGACTATTTTATCTATTTCTTCAGATTTTGCACTAATTATTAATATTCTTATTTTATTAAGTAAAGGATTGTTTCTTATTTTTTTGCAAATATCAATTCCATTCATTCCAGGAAGCATTAAATCTAACAAAATAATATTTGGATTTATTTTTTCAATCAGAGACATGACATTATTTCCAGTATCAGTTGTGAAAACTTCATATCCATAAATTTCTAGATTTAATTTTAATAATTCTAATATATGTATTTCATCATCTATAATTAATATTTTTTTTCCCACAAAAGCCTCCTGCTAAAGCTAGATTATTTAAAGTTATTATAGCATATTTTTAGAAATAATAAAAAGCTGAACTAAAAGCAGTCCAGCTTTATTTTTATATATTTTAATCTTCATATCCATTTGGATGATTTTTATGCCATGTCCATGCTGTATCAATTATTTTTTCAAGAGTGTTATATTTAGGCTTCCATTTTAATTCTTTCATAGCTTTATCAGAACTTGCTACAAGTTTAGCAGGATCTCCAGCTCTTCTAGGTGAAACGATTGCTGGAATAGGATGCTTAGTTACTTTTCTGGCTACTTCAATAACCTCTTTTACAGAGAATCCCTCTCCATTTCCTAGATTGAATATTTCACTTTCTCCTCCATTATTTAATCTTTTTAGAGCAAGAATGTGAGCATCAGCAAGGTCCATTACATGAATGTAATCTCTGATACAAGTTCCATCAGCAGTAGGATAGTCATCTCCATATATTCCTATGTGTTCTCTTTTACCAAGAGCTACCTGAAGTATAATTGGAATGAGATGGCTTTCAGGACTGTGATCTTCTCCTATTTCACCAGTAGGATGAGCACCAGCAACATTGAAATATCTCAAAGCTGTATATTTTATTCCGTAAGCTTTATCACACCATTTGAGCATTTTTTCAACAGCTAGCTTACTTTCTCCATATGGATTAGTAGGGAAAGTTGCATCGCTTTCGAGAATAGGTATATTCTCAGGTTCTCCATATGTAGCAGCAGTTGATGAGAAAACTATTTTATTGACATTATATTTTTTCATAGCTTTTAATAGACATAAAGTTCCATAGAAGTTATTTTCAAAATATTTTAAAGGCTCTTCTACACTTTCTCCAACTAAAGAGAAAGCAGCAAAATCAATTACACCATCTATTTTATTATCTTTAAATACTCTTTCCATAAACTCGTCATCTCTTAGATCTCCAAGAACAAGTTTTGCTTTTTCGTGAACTGCATCAACATGACCAGTTTGAAGATTATCAAGTACAATTACCTCTTCTCCACTGTCAATAAGAGCTCTAGTAACATGACTTCCAATATACCCAGCTCCACCACAAACTAAAATTGCCATTTTATCCTCCTTAGAAAATAGTGTTTTTTATATTATACATCATATTTTTAAAAATTTTAATCTAATTCATGTTAATATATTCAACAAATCTCAGCAGACCTTTTTGACCCTCTGGGGTTCTTTTGTACACTCCAGCATCTTCAAGGACTCTTGAAAAAGTTATTCCAACTTCATCTTTTAAGATAGCTTCTACATTTTTAGGAGTTATTTCAAAGTGCTTTTTCTGAATATTAACAGCCCAGTTTAAATGTTTTTCAACTTTAGGATCATTTTTAATTTTAGTTTCAAAGTCAGGTTCTGTCATATATTTTCCTAGTATTTCCAGTTCTTCCTTCAATCTTCCAGGAAGTACAGCAAGTCCCATAACTTCAATAAGCCCTATATTTTCTTTTTTTATATTATGGACATCTTCATGTGGATGGAATATTCCTAAAGGATGCTCATCACTTGTTCTGTTATTTCTAAGGACAAGGTCAAGCTCAAAATCTTTTCCTCTTCTCCTTCCAATAGGAGTCACAGTATTATGAGGAGTATCTCCAGAGAATGCGTATATTCCCAGAGATTCGTCACTGTATCCTCTCCAGTTATCAAGTATTTTTACTGCAAGGTCCACCAGTTTTTTTCTGTCAGGACTTTTTATTCTTATAACTGACATAGGCCATTTAACTATTCCCGCTTCAACATCTTCAAACCCTTTAAAAATTATAGATTTTTCTACAGGAGATTTTGCCATTGGAAATTCATGATGTCCTCCCTGATAGTGATCATGACTTAAAATTGATCCTCCAACAATTGGAAGGTCAGCATTTGATCCTACAAAATAATGAGGAACCTGTTCAACAAAAGCTGTTATTCTATTAAAAGCATCTCTGTTTATTTTCATAGGTCTATGTTCCCCAGAAAAAATAATAGCATGTTCATTGTAATAAACATATGGAGAATATTGAAGGAACCATTGCTCTCCCTCTAAGAAAAATGGAAGAACTCTATGATTTTGTCTGGCAGGATGATTTAATCTTCCTGCATATCCAACATTTTCATAACATAAAAGACACTTAGGATATGCTGATGGAGGAAGAAGTCTTTCTTTGGCTATATCTCTTGGATCTTTTTCAGGCTTTGAAAGATTTACAGTTATTTCCATATCTCCATATTCTGTATTTGAATACCAGTACATATTTTTTGCTATTCTGTCTGTTCTTATATAGTTAGTTTTTTGAGCAAATTCATAATAATTGTCAGTAGCCTTTTCTATTCCTCCAAGACTTGATATTTTTATAAATTTATCTATTACATGAGTGGCAGATGGAGTTATTTTCCCCATTATCTCTGTATCAAAAAGATCTTTTACAACAATACTGTCTTCAATTATACCTTTTTCCACAGCCCAGTTACATATATTTTCCAGTATTTCATTTGGATATTGAGGGATAGTTCTGGAAGAGATATCTGTATCTTCCCAGTCTTCAAGTTTTAAAAGGGATATAATCTCATTTCTGGATATAATTTCATCATATTTTCCTATGAGGTCATTTTTTAATCCATAAGCCAGCAGTAACTTTACCTCTTCAAATATATTCATTAAAAATCACCTAACTTTCTACTTCCATCACCAATTTTAGCTACATAGAAATCAGCAGTTAATCCAGTTTTTGCTTTGTATTTTTCTCCAACAGATTTTATAAATTCATCAATGAATTCATCTTTTACAATGCTTACAGTACATCCTCCAAACCCAGCACCAGTCATACGAGCACCTATTACACCTTTTGCTTCCCATGCAGCTTCTACTAGAGAATCAAGTTCAAATCCTGTTACTTCATAGTCATCTCTCAAAGAAATATGAGATTGATTCATAAGTTTTCCAAAGGCTTCTACATCACCAGAATTTAATTTTTCAACAGCTGTTTTAGTTCTTTCATTTTCAGTTACTGCATGAGTGGCTCTTTTTAATTGCTCCTCATCAGTTATAAAATGTTTTACTTCATTGAATTTTTCTACTGAAAGTTCTCCAAGATTTTTTATATTTATTCCATTTTCATTTAAGACTTTAACAGCTGCTTCACAAGAATTTCTTCTTTCATTATATTTAGAATCAGCAAGTCCTCTTTTTTTATTTGTGTTAGCTATAACTATTGATGCTCCATCTAATTCTACAGTAGCATAGTGATATTCAAGAGTATTGCAGTCTAAAAGAATAGCATTATCTTTTTTACCCATTCCAATAGCAAATTGATCCATTATTCCACAGTTTACTCCTATAAATTCGTTCTCAGCTTTTTGAGAAAGCTTTACCATTTCTACCATATCTATATCAAGTTTAAAGATTTCTTTTAAGATAACTGATGTAAGAAGCTCTATTGAAGCTGAAGAAGAAAGTCCAGCACCATTTGGAATATTTCCAAAGAACATTACATCAAATCCTTTATCTATTTTATATCCAGCATCTATAAAAGTTTTTATTACTCCTTTAGGATAATTAGCCCAATTATCAGATGGAGTATTTATAAGCTTATCCAAAGAAAATTCTTTTGTTCCTAATTTTTCAAAGTTTTTAGAATACATTCTAAAAATATTATCATCTCTTCTTTTTACAACTGCGTAAGTACCAAAATCCAATGCACAAGGGAATACAAATCCACCATTATAGTCAGTATGTTCTCCTATAAGATTTACTCTTCCAGGAGAAAAGAATACCTCAACAGCTCCTGAATGATTAAATAGAGTTTTAAAATCTTGTACCAATCCTTTTATCATATTATATTCAACCTCCGCAAATTCTTTTCTAAAAATCTAGCCTACCTTAATATAAGTATATAGTATAAATTGATTTTAACAACTAAAATTACAAAAAAACACCTCATCTTTATAAACTTAGTAAAATAAGTTTTTGGAGTTTTCTGAAAAATGTTGTATAATAAGAGTATATATGAAAGGGGGAAATATGAAACCAACAAGTGCAAAAATGAAGACATTGGAATTTATAAAAAATAGTAATGGAACTTCAAGAGTAGAGCTGGCAAAAGAACTCAATATTACCCCAGCAGGAATCGGAAAAATTGTAAATGCCTTTTTAGAGAAAGGGATTATAAAAGAATATAGTGAAGGAGTTTCTACTGGTGGAAGAAAACCACTTATACTTAGAATAAATGAAGAAAATATAGGAATGATACTTGGAGTATCATTGGCACCAAGATTTATTCAAATATCTATTGGAGACATAAATGGAAAAATATTGAGGACTAAAAGATATTCGTTAAAGAAAAGGCTGGCTAAAAAGGAAAATAATATATTAAAAGCAGTTGAAGCCCTCATAAAAAAAGAACTAAGAAGCGAAGAGATAACAATAATATCTATAATAATGAATGGGATGGTAGATAGTGAAGCAGGAATATCTATATTTTCTCCACATTATAATTGGAAAAATATAAAGCTCAAAAAACTGCTAGAGGAAAAGTTTAAGAAAAGAGTCTTTATAGAAAATGATGTAAGAGGGATGGCACTTACTGAAAAAATATTTGGTTCCTGCAAAGAGAAACATAATTTTGTTGTATTGAGCATAGGAGATGGAGTAGGAGGAAGTATTTTCTTAAATGATTCTCTTTATCATGGATATGGATCTATGTCAGGAGAGCTTGGACATATGGTGGTAAAAAGAAATAGCTCAGAGAAATGTTCATGTGGAAAGAGAGGATGCCTTGAAACAGAAGTATCCAATGTAGCAGTTATTAAAAAGGTAGTATCTCAAATAAAACTGAATAATTACAGCAGTCTTAAAAATACTCTTAGTGAAAAAGGGAGTTTGGATATCGGAGACATAATAAATGCTGTAAAAGAAAAAGATATGCTTACTTTAAATATAATGAATGAGGCAATTTATCTCACAGCTCATGCTGTTGATGGAATAATTTCAGTAATAAATCCTGAAAAGATAATTCTTTTTGGTGCTATATTTAAGAGTAGCTTTTTATTTAAAACACTTGTTAATGAAGTGAAAAAAGTAACTTTAGATGAACAGAATTATGAAATAAAAGTATCGGAATTTTCAGATAATATTTATGAAATATCACCATTTGCAGTGGTTAATTATAATATATTTAAAGAGCTATAAAAATAAGGGGAAATATAATGGGAATTAATAATATTGGATATTCAATAAAGAGAAAAAATAGATTAGCTGCATTTCTTTTTATAATGGGAGCAATATTAATTTTTTTATTTTGTTTAAGAGGTTACATATCTTATTTTGGAGGACCTATATCAATAGAAAAATTAAAAAGCTTAAAATTAAAAGGTGAATATGTTCAAATAGAAACAGACTTTTTATTGGGTCCATTTGCAGGATATGATTATGGAATGGGAGAAACATCAGATAAAGCATATATAATTCCAATAGATGAAAATAAACAGAAATGGATTGCTGTCTATGTGAAAGGGAAAAAAGCAAGAGAGTTTGAAGAGTTAAAAGAGACTCTGATAAAGGCTTCACAGACAAAAGATAGAAGTGAATTTAAAAATTATACTGTAAATTTAAAAGGAACAATATTGAATATGGAGAGAGAGTTAAAAAAATATTATTTAGAATTTACAAAAGCTCCATATGATCAAAAAAGAACTTTTTTACCTTTGATTATTCAAGTGGACAAAGTTCCATCTTCAATTGATGGAATTGCTATAGATATTACAGTAATGTGGCTGTTAACAGGTCTTTCTTTTTTCTTGGTGACAGCAGCATCTTACTTAATAATAAAATCAGAAAAAGATAGTTATTTAGGTTATTTAAAAGATTATTGTGAAAAATCATCAAGTTATGAATATACTTGGCAGAAAATAAATGAATTATGCAGTGAAAAACCATTGATAAAAAATGTTTGGATAAATGAAAAATGGATGCTTTTTAGACTTGAAAAATATTTATATATCATGGATATTGATAATATAGTATGGATTTATTTAGAAGAAGCAAGAAGCAACTACAGCAGAAAACCTATCTATGGATTATGTATTGCAGAAGAAACGAAAAAAAAATATTGTATTCCCATCACTGAAAATGAAACATGGATTATAGATTATTTATTTAAAATACATAAACGAGCCTTATTTGGATATAATGAAGAATGGCAGAGATTATTTGAAAATGAATTTGAAAAGTTTAAAAGATTTGCAAGAAAAATAAATTAAAGAAATAAAAAAGAGGATAGATCAAATCTTTGATTATGGCTATCCTCTTTTAATTATGTGCTATTTTTTTAAAGCGTCAGCTACAGCTTCTTTAAATCCTTGTGAAGTATAAGTAGCACCTGCTACATCATCAACATCAACAGATTGTTTAGCTATAATTTCAGAAGTTAATTTTTCAATAGCTGGCTCAGCTATTCTTTTAGTATCTTTCATTTCTAAAACTTTTATAGCAACGATTTTGTCTCCATTTTTTTCAACAGAAACTTTAATTTCATCTTTGTATCCAAATCCTACTCCCTCTGATGCTGCTAAAGCTGCAACTGAAGATACGATTAGTAATGCAGAAATAAATAATTTTTTCATTTTTATCCTCCTGTTAAATTCAAGTAATATTAAGATTAAAAAAGTTTGATAAAGAACATAAGCATTATAAGTATAATTCTAAAAATTACTTTATCAATAACAATTTTCAATTAAATACATATTTAATAGCAGTAAAGAATTTTATTTTTTGTATATTTAAATTGAAGAAATAATTTATAAAATTTTTCTTTAAAGCTTTAATATTATTATATAATAATTTTCTAAAATTAATAAAATTTCTGTGAATATACAGTTAGATTTATATATTCATTATAAAAATTAGAGATAAAGTATTAGATAACATATAGATATTATATACAATAAATTCTAAAAAAAAGCAATAAAAAAATATTTCATTCATGTTCAAACCTTATGAAGAAAACTTGCAAAAAGATATAAATTAAGGTAAAATATATTGATAGAAAATTTGATATATAATCGGGAGTGAAAATAAGATGTTTATAGATGAGGTAATAGTAACGGTCAAAGCCGGTAATGGAGGAGATGGATCAGCAGCTTTCAGAAGAGAGAAGTACATCCAATTCGGTGGACCAGATGGAGGAGATGGAGGAAATGGAGGAAATGTAATATTCATTGCAGATCCTAACATAAATACTCTGATTGACTTTAAATTTAAAAAAGTATTTAAAGCTGAAAATGGAGAAAATGGACAAAAAAAACAAATGTATGGAAAAACAGGAGAAGATCTTGTTATAAAAGTACCAGTTGGAACTCAAGTGA
Coding sequences within it:
- a CDS encoding tripartite tricarboxylate transporter substrate binding protein; translation: MRKAFKLFGVLFTAAALFTACGKEKETELTTKYPSKAVNVIVAYKAGGGTDVGARILVSEAQKSFSQPFVIVNKPGADGEIGYTELLKAKPDGYTIGFINLPTFVSIPLQRKTNFKKEDAAAIMNHVFDPGVLAVKADSKWQTLEDFIEDAKANPDKLTVSNNGTGASNHIGAAHFAYEAGVKITHVPFGGSTDMIAALRGNHVDATVAKISEVGNLVKNNELRILATFTEKRLENFSEVPTLKEKGYNVLFGSARAIVAPKGTPDEIINILHTTFKTALEAPENVEKSNNSNLPLQYMSPEELTNYINEQEIYIKEIVPKLGI
- a CDS encoding tripartite tricarboxylate transporter TctB family protein, with amino-acid sequence MGKYDKILTIGLLILETFYFVLIKSLPENAAKYPMFVCMLLLVLTIMLGIKSFTSKEKYEEKIFADLQLKQFLFIIVISAIYIFLIELLGFFVTTLVYLMLTMIGLKANIKLSAITSVGFCILIYLVFVAFLRVPVPSGFLI
- a CDS encoding tripartite tricarboxylate transporter permease, with amino-acid sequence MSDILYGFMTALSPINLIAACVSVAIGITIGALPGLSAAMGVALLIPITFGMPASTGLIVLAGVYCGAIFGGSISAILIRTPGTPAAAATAIDGYELTVQGKAGKALGTAVIASFIGGILSSISLYLFAPTLATLALKFGPAEYFWLSIFGLTIIAGASTKSITKGLISGGLGLMISTIGMDPMLGNPRFTFGIPSLLSGVPFTASLIGLFSMSQVLMLAEKKIKASGKMIDFDDRVLLSRAELKRILPTTLRSTVIGNLIGILPGAGASIASFLGYNEAKRFSKHKEEFGHGSIEGIAGAEAANNAVTGGSLIPTFTLGIPGESVTAVLLGGLLIQGLQPGPDLFTIHGKITYTFFAGFIVVNIFMLLLGLTGSKMFARISRVPDNYLIPLIFSLSVIGSYAINNQMTDVGIMFVFGIIGYFVNKFQLNSASIVLALILGPIGEAGLRRSIILNHGNMDILFKSSVSKVLILFTILSLFSPIVMAKLQKEK
- a CDS encoding sensor histidine kinase codes for the protein MKRKFILICFSIILTSTLIVGLIFNKMIKKNYIQSIFFNGISNSKLISVFLSENKNAHLYLYKLSQSFSKKTDFRVTFINEDGFPIADSNDNSIIFATLKDIPEFQRAKKGITSYRVVKNIPKKIKTIEIFTGAISLNNKPVIIMLSKDLLLFDAFKKETILIISLGITISGILSIILSIYFINRATKPIDLLIKATKDTAKGDFSNSILIESHDEIEELAENFNYMNFKINALLKDIQKKADNLQAIIDNLHEGIIVIDYSGKIILINNFAVKEFHLQNRHSDIFAYPELEFFNEYIKKSLASKKPLNNKIAKNKNTYQIKTNFMKDGSEQVIIIIQNITKLELVEELRREFVSNASHELKTPITIIGGFIETIKLGHFKDRKQLEYFIDIIDRETQRLNHLVNDLLQLSHIENSSKNEKNIYTISLLDSFNTITSLYKNIAIKKDITINTTVENITIISYISEEWLRTVVGNLIDNAIKYTEASTSINVKASVKNLKLTVSVEDFGRGIEKNELKKIFHRFYRVDKSRNSKIEGTGLGLSIVKNMILNMKGKIKVKSEINKGSTFTLIIDILEIKSKRLNS
- a CDS encoding response regulator transcription factor, which produces MGKKILIIDDEIHILELLKLNLEIYGYEVFTTDTGNNVMSLIEKINPNIILLDLMLPGMNGIDICKKIRNNPLLNKIRILIISAKSEEIDKIVCLEIGADDYITKPFSLREMIARINAFSRRIESDSTIISNDSPVKSNANYIYYKDLKIDLVKNLVYKNNNPLELTIREFKLFIFLLNNKGKVISREKIFESVWNYENNNQTRSLDVHIRKLRQKLGDENNSYIETIRGTGYKIPDNI
- the galE gene encoding UDP-glucose 4-epimerase GalE, producing MAILVCGGAGYIGSHVTRALIDSGEEVIVLDNLQTGHVDAVHEKAKLVLGDLRDDEFMERVFKDNKIDGVIDFAAFSLVGESVEEPLKYFENNFYGTLCLLKAMKKYNVNKIVFSSTAATYGEPENIPILESDATFPTNPYGESKLAVEKMLKWCDKAYGIKYTALRYFNVAGAHPTGEIGEDHSPESHLIPIILQVALGKREHIGIYGDDYPTADGTCIRDYIHVMDLADAHILALKRLNNGGESEIFNLGNGEGFSVKEVIEVARKVTKHPIPAIVSPRRAGDPAKLVASSDKAMKELKWKPKYNTLEKIIDTAWTWHKNHPNGYED